Proteins encoded in a region of the Trichosurus vulpecula isolate mTriVul1 chromosome 9, mTriVul1.pri, whole genome shotgun sequence genome:
- the LOC118831464 gene encoding protein MEMO1-like isoform X1, which yields MANQVVCQEASHSCSWYTASGPQLNAQPARAVIATRRIFILGPSYHVPLSRCAYSSVDVYRIPLYDLCIDRKIYGELWKRGMFEHMSLQTDEDEHGIEMRLPYTAKAMESRKDEFTIIPILVGALSESKEQEFGRLFSKYLVDPSNLFVVSSDFCHWDQRFCYSYYDESKGEIYRSIEHLDKMGISIREQLDPISFSNYLKKYCNTICGKHPIGMLLNAITELQKNGMNMSFSFF from the exons ATGGCCAACCAAGTGGTCTGCCAAGAAGCCAGCCACAGCTGTAGCTGGTACACAGCCTCAGGTCCTCAACTGAATGCACAACCTGCTAGAGCTGTTATTGCCACCC GGAGAATATTCATCCTTGGGCCTTCCTATCATGTGCCCTTATCTCGATGTGCATATTCCAGTGTGGATGTATATAGAATACCTCTGTATGACCTTTGTATTGATCGAAAGATTTATGGAGAACTATGGAAGAGAGGAATGTTTGAGCACATGTCTCTGCAGACAGATGAAGATGAACACGGTATTGAAATGCGTTTGCCTTATACTGCTAAAGCCATGGAAAGCCGTAAGGATGAGTTTACCATTATTCCTATATTGGTTGGAGCTCTGAGTGAGTCAAAAGAACAAGAATTCGGAAGACTCTTCAGTAAATATCTAGTAGATCCTAGTAATCTCTTTGTGGTTTCTTCAGATTTCTGCCATTGGGATCAAAGGTTCTGTTACAGTTATTATGATGAATCCAAAGGGGAGATTTATAGATCCATTGAACATCTAGATAAAATGGGCATCAGTATTAGAGAACAACTAGACCCCATATCTTTTAGCAATTACTTGAAGAAATACTGTAACACAATATGTGGAAAACATCCCATTGGGATGTTACTAAATGCTATCACAGAGCTCCAGAAGAATGGAATGAATAtgagcttttcatttttttaa
- the LOC118831464 gene encoding protein MEMO1-like isoform X3, translated as MANQVVCQEASHSCSWYTASGPQLNAQPARAVIASRKDEFTIIPILVGALSESKEQEFGRLFSKYLVDPSNLFVVSSDFCHWDQRFCYSYYDESKGEIYRSIEHLDKMGISIREQLDPISFSNYLKKYCNTICGKHPIGMLLNAITELQKNGMNMSFSFF; from the exons ATGGCCAACCAAGTGGTCTGCCAAGAAGCCAGCCACAGCTGTAGCTGGTACACAGCCTCAGGTCCTCAACTGAATGCACAACCTGCTAGAGCTGTTATTGC AAGCCGTAAGGATGAGTTTACCATTATTCCTATATTGGTTGGAGCTCTGAGTGAGTCAAAAGAACAAGAATTCGGAAGACTCTTCAGTAAATATCTAGTAGATCCTAGTAATCTCTTTGTGGTTTCTTCAGATTTCTGCCATTGGGATCAAAGGTTCTGTTACAGTTATTATGATGAATCCAAAGGGGAGATTTATAGATCCATTGAACATCTAGATAAAATGGGCATCAGTATTAGAGAACAACTAGACCCCATATCTTTTAGCAATTACTTGAAGAAATACTGTAACACAATATGTGGAAAACATCCCATTGGGATGTTACTAAATGCTATCACAGAGCTCCAGAAGAATGGAATGAATAtgagcttttcatttttttaa
- the LOC118831464 gene encoding protein MEMO1-like isoform X2 has translation MLTNKCIHLLLGEYSSLGLPIMCPYLDVHIPVWMYIEYLCMTFVLIERFMENYGREECLSTCLCRQMKMNTVLKCVCLILLKPWKAVRMNFCHWDQRFCYSYYDESKGEIYRSIEHLDKMGISIREQLDPISFSNYLKKYCNTICGKHPIGMLLNAITELQKNGMNMSFSFF, from the exons ATGCTTACAAACAAGTGCATCCATCTGTTACTTGGAGAATATTCATCCTTGGGCCTTCCTATCATGTGCCCTTATCTCGATGTGCATATTCCAGTGTGGATGTATATAGAATACCTCTGTATGACCTTTGTATTGATCGAAAGATTTATGGAGAACTATGGAAGAGAGGAATGTTTGAGCACATGTCTCTGCAGACAGATGAAGATGAACACGGTATTGAAATGCGTTTGCCTTATACTGCTAAAGCCATGGAAAGCCGTAAGGATGA ATTTCTGCCATTGGGATCAAAGGTTCTGTTACAGTTATTATGATGAATCCAAAGGGGAGATTTATAGATCCATTGAACATCTAGATAAAATGGGCATCAGTATTAGAGAACAACTAGACCCCATATCTTTTAGCAATTACTTGAAGAAATACTGTAACACAATATGTGGAAAACATCCCATTGGGATGTTACTAAATGCTATCACAGAGCTCCAGAAGAATGGAATGAATAtgagcttttcatttttttaa